A region of Reichenbachiella carrageenanivorans DNA encodes the following proteins:
- a CDS encoding alpha/beta hydrolase yields the protein MRRIATVVLLVLVGVKVGLWAAPDKILKNNNDMTQSKSQRDTLIQLYDSSLVQEPEILRDTEHRVLKYTKVSSPVVELFIPNPAKDNGKTLIVCPGGGYQLLAMDLEGYEVVDWLTGLGYSVGLLQYSVPQQKDRAMQDLKKAVDQVRQWMAVQGKSKLGVMGFSAGAHLSLRSSSSTKEATPVADVDFVLAIYPAYLDHETPIEWGINKNMPDTFIFSTADDGYGQKIPAFVDALSKIGINPFVRILPDGGHGYGLRKGNVAAETWPKLAEAWMAKQ from the coding sequence ATGAGACGAATAGCAACCGTAGTATTATTGGTACTTGTAGGTGTGAAAGTTGGTTTGTGGGCTGCGCCAGACAAAATTTTGAAAAATAATAATGACATGACACAAAGCAAATCGCAGCGAGATACTTTGATTCAACTTTATGATTCATCATTAGTTCAGGAGCCAGAGATATTGAGGGATACGGAGCATCGAGTGCTCAAGTATACGAAAGTGTCAAGCCCCGTTGTAGAGCTTTTTATACCAAATCCAGCGAAGGACAATGGGAAAACGCTGATTGTGTGCCCTGGAGGAGGCTATCAGCTATTGGCGATGGATCTCGAAGGCTATGAGGTCGTAGATTGGCTCACTGGCCTTGGGTATTCAGTTGGCTTGCTGCAATACAGTGTGCCTCAGCAAAAAGATCGGGCCATGCAGGATCTGAAAAAGGCAGTAGATCAGGTACGCCAATGGATGGCCGTACAAGGCAAGTCTAAACTGGGAGTGATGGGTTTTTCTGCAGGAGCACACCTTTCCCTTCGGTCGAGTAGTAGCACCAAAGAGGCGACGCCAGTTGCTGATGTAGATTTTGTGTTGGCAATCTATCCAGCCTATTTGGATCACGAAACGCCGATTGAATGGGGTATAAATAAAAACATGCCTGATACTTTTATATTCAGTACGGCAGACGATGGATACGGGCAAAAGATACCTGCATTTGTAGATGCCTTGTCGAAAATTGGAATAAATCCATTTGTTAGAATACTGCCAGACGGAGGACACGGCTATGGCCTAAGAAAGGGCAATGTAGCAGCAGAGACTTGGCCCAAATTGGCAGAAGCTTGGATGGCCAAGCAATAG
- a CDS encoding InlB B-repeat-containing protein, which translates to MKHFTRRIIALILPVLLATGASAQDEIRWDGGGTSTDWDDAANWAGDVLPTAEQIAVFYLGGVVTEYTVTGSNATAPAGLKVNTDVTDDSKAVYLNGNFNIGNANPTLATKGTVIIDPKGKLVVGDGGTLTIQSTTGVLPAIDLDGTLEVSGTINIPGTTDQIGVDARNVGSLVTIKNGGVINVSGGKLGFSCYLNGGFTQAADFLIEAGGEFNVSGTTDHAIFLQDGYTMVNYGEINISSDGMTDVDKYAMEIADETSSFKNMAGGELSIVNTGEARSISLKSGAITNAGVMNMTGGASYKNSLILDDFTNEVGGIINLNGDNQIRLNDAANAVFTNNGYIKSNGEGSVFNLVAESGAAINNAFYYYANKDWPSTDNGSLHQDNGVEVDANGDFEVDPSGSATFNVGIKTAYDWFEEAANTTAIGSNDASGAVTLTPTADCDFTFYTSYGDLITMTVVEYEFGSTCTGIITMAATNGSVTLAGTTVGTSGIRYPLNQVNAYTAVPEVGYEFKDWTFSNGTATTTANPLNYTITKDETITANFRLLNYDITVATPANGTVELSGSTIDNTPNNYDANTQNVYTAVSASGYRFVSWAFSGATAESTANPLTYTVLEDETITAVFELVPEQFDISVVSDNGLVTKDGVTAASGPVVTDKDAMSEYEATPAFGYEFVNWTFSGSTETTTDNPMTYTAKEDEVITANFSSIMFTIVAKAVNGTVTPEAGQYAKGVPQTFTATPAADAKFVGWFGDVEGTELSITVTPNQNMTLTALFEIPLSTEDLTIDHQSSIYPVPVRNEGFNIDLSNVQAKGDLEVKLFSTQGQVVYQKRAKAGQKLFVQRAAAWQTGLYLVSITGKDHQEVKRITIQ; encoded by the coding sequence ATGAAACATTTTACAAGAAGAATTATAGCCTTGATACTGCCAGTTTTATTGGCCACAGGAGCTAGTGCACAAGATGAGATAAGATGGGATGGAGGAGGAACTTCTACCGACTGGGATGATGCTGCCAACTGGGCTGGCGATGTCCTTCCTACTGCAGAACAGATCGCAGTTTTTTACTTAGGAGGAGTAGTAACCGAATATACGGTGACAGGCTCGAATGCTACCGCTCCAGCAGGACTAAAGGTCAATACTGACGTGACCGATGATAGTAAAGCCGTTTATTTGAATGGTAATTTTAATATTGGAAACGCTAACCCTACGCTGGCGACTAAAGGAACGGTTATTATAGACCCTAAAGGTAAATTGGTAGTAGGTGATGGCGGTACACTTACTATTCAATCTACTACTGGTGTTTTGCCTGCCATCGATTTGGATGGTACTTTGGAAGTGTCTGGTACGATCAATATTCCAGGTACAACAGACCAAATAGGAGTAGATGCTCGAAATGTAGGCTCTCTAGTCACGATCAAGAATGGAGGAGTTATCAATGTGTCAGGTGGTAAATTAGGTTTCTCGTGTTACTTAAATGGGGGATTTACTCAAGCTGCAGATTTTCTTATAGAAGCTGGTGGCGAATTCAATGTCTCAGGCACGACTGATCACGCCATTTTCTTGCAAGATGGTTATACTATGGTGAACTATGGTGAAATAAATATCAGCTCAGATGGAATGACCGACGTAGATAAGTATGCCATGGAAATTGCAGATGAAACATCCTCTTTCAAAAACATGGCAGGCGGTGAGTTATCCATTGTTAATACAGGGGAAGCTAGATCGATTAGTCTGAAGTCTGGCGCGATTACCAATGCTGGTGTGATGAACATGACAGGAGGGGCTTCTTATAAAAACAGTTTGATTCTTGATGATTTCACCAATGAAGTAGGAGGAATTATTAACCTAAATGGAGATAATCAAATTAGACTAAACGATGCAGCTAATGCTGTATTTACTAACAATGGCTATATCAAATCTAATGGAGAGGGCTCGGTATTTAATCTAGTGGCAGAGTCGGGTGCTGCGATCAACAATGCCTTTTATTACTATGCAAACAAAGATTGGCCAAGTACTGACAATGGTTCGCTCCATCAAGACAATGGCGTGGAGGTAGATGCCAATGGTGATTTTGAGGTTGACCCATCTGGATCAGCTACTTTCAATGTAGGCATCAAGACCGCCTACGATTGGTTTGAGGAGGCAGCTAATACCACGGCGATCGGCTCCAACGACGCCAGTGGTGCAGTCACGCTCACACCTACGGCGGATTGTGACTTTACTTTCTACACAAGTTATGGAGACCTAATCACCATGACTGTAGTCGAATACGAATTTGGATCTACTTGCACAGGAATAATTACCATGGCAGCGACCAATGGTAGCGTGACCTTAGCGGGAACTACCGTAGGTACTTCGGGCATCAGGTATCCGCTCAATCAAGTCAATGCTTACACGGCAGTGCCAGAGGTTGGATATGAATTTAAAGATTGGACTTTCAGCAATGGTACGGCGACTACTACAGCTAATCCATTGAACTACACCATTACAAAAGACGAAACAATTACGGCTAACTTCCGATTGTTGAATTATGACATCACTGTGGCTACGCCTGCCAATGGCACAGTAGAGTTGAGCGGGAGTACAATAGACAATACGCCAAATAATTATGACGCCAATACACAAAATGTGTACACAGCCGTGTCAGCGTCTGGCTATAGATTTGTGTCATGGGCATTTAGTGGTGCTACGGCAGAGAGTACTGCCAATCCGTTGACCTACACTGTATTGGAAGACGAAACCATCACTGCTGTGTTCGAATTAGTTCCTGAGCAATTCGATATTTCTGTAGTGAGCGACAATGGTCTAGTGACTAAAGATGGTGTGACAGCAGCGAGTGGCCCAGTCGTGACCGACAAAGACGCCATGAGTGAGTACGAGGCTACGCCTGCCTTTGGCTACGAGTTTGTCAATTGGACATTTAGCGGAAGCACAGAGACAACCACAGACAATCCGATGACCTATACGGCCAAGGAAGATGAAGTAATTACGGCTAATTTTTCGTCGATTATGTTCACTATTGTGGCCAAAGCGGTGAACGGTACCGTGACACCTGAGGCAGGGCAGTACGCTAAAGGCGTGCCGCAGACATTTACCGCCACACCTGCAGCAGATGCGAAATTTGTTGGCTGGTTTGGTGATGTAGAAGGTACAGAGCTGAGTATCACAGTGACGCCAAACCAAAACATGACGCTCACTGCGTTGTTTGAAATTCCACTAAGCACCGAAGACCTAACGATCGATCATCAGTCGAGCATCTACCCAGTACCTGTGCGTAACGAAGGTTTTAACATTGATCTATCTAACGTGCAAGCCAAAGGTGATTTGGAGGTAAAGCTTTTTTCTACCCAAGGACAAGTGGTCTATCAAAAGCGAGCAAAAGCAGGGCAGAAATTGTTTGTGCAGCGAGCAGCTGCTTGGCAAACAGGTCTTTATTTGGTAAGTATCACGGGTAAAGATCATCAAGAAGTAAAGCGAATCACCATCCAGTGA
- a CDS encoding DUF4955 domain-containing protein, which produces MKLTKILILVLVWLPVGSSMGQNPSALWEAYVNARANDTEPELPDFSYAGYHNGEDPIPTTFSYKVFDVTDYGAIPNDNISDKNAFMQAIQAAEANGEGVVYFPAGDFLINESSDDINQIIYIKKSKIVIRGAGSGPDGTKLIQNSYTEPSNPSQMWTSPFLIQFVPASKSTSKISDVTANATRETFSVQLANASNVSVGQWVRLVLSDNDPDLIEEEFSPYDIDPLFTGINTKVELKEVHQVAAVNGNTVTFKEPIHRSVNTQYNWYLETFPHLEEVGVMDLAYQGGFNVTFVHHRSWQDDSGWSGIQLNQVVNGWIYNVEYSNMSQAGQFKLSGYCSGLNNRYVGNPGHDFVTSNASTGTVIGLNADYTTGVWHGCGLAAAAIGNVIWKNYQPASSGVEIHSSQPRANLLDGVVGGFGFNMGGAVGSLPNHLRHLVVWNVDATGAQVDKDPYYVYWEPGTGAGHKLVMPIVSGLKGFESMPGQTQVNESPGEHVDEASLYEHQLTHRVGSLPSWISSSSNSLLSIKVDGKALDNFDQRLMRYPIVASTIPEVTVVPEVAEAIVDIQYPSTLPGSIEIKVTSTTGIDRIYMLDLELFSYTETLDKIPTEGWQETTYTGDNDFKWTVDGRVIDGYLDGFSRSMYFNSGETGLTSEAIAGGIRSFSARCLNKWDEGSVRKLELLVNGNVVGSQTHSDDAKYDFVVEDIFIEGDVVIAIRNASATSSNNAVAIDDISWVPMEGDFASGNNYLSDILVDGKSLEVFIRQVTEYTVPVSEVPEVTAVAEDTKAEVQIKQAASLSDKSIITVVAENGTKRTYELSFFYREALTVNEREAASLVVFPNPVAIGQTLFLQTKIQRGEKPIVMLTTLSGEQIPLTVALSSSGYGLTLPSTLRSGMYFLTVSEGASRQVTKLLVH; this is translated from the coding sequence ATGAAACTAACGAAAATACTAATACTGGTCTTGGTTTGGTTGCCAGTGGGCTCATCTATGGGTCAAAATCCAAGTGCTCTTTGGGAGGCTTATGTGAACGCAAGAGCCAACGATACAGAACCAGAATTACCTGATTTTTCTTATGCTGGATATCACAACGGTGAAGATCCAATACCTACCACTTTTTCTTATAAGGTCTTTGATGTAACAGACTACGGGGCTATCCCCAATGACAATATTTCGGACAAAAACGCTTTTATGCAAGCCATTCAAGCAGCGGAGGCCAATGGGGAAGGCGTTGTGTATTTTCCAGCAGGCGATTTTTTGATTAACGAGTCGTCGGACGACATCAATCAAATTATTTATATCAAAAAAAGCAAGATCGTAATCCGAGGAGCAGGCTCTGGCCCTGATGGTACCAAACTGATCCAAAACAGCTATACCGAGCCGTCTAATCCCAGTCAGATGTGGACTTCTCCCTTTTTGATCCAGTTTGTGCCAGCGAGTAAAAGCACTTCAAAAATATCCGACGTGACGGCCAATGCTACACGAGAAACTTTCAGTGTACAACTCGCCAATGCATCCAATGTTTCTGTAGGGCAGTGGGTGCGATTGGTACTTTCGGACAATGATCCCGATCTGATCGAAGAAGAATTTTCGCCCTATGATATAGATCCTCTATTTACAGGAATCAATACTAAAGTAGAGCTCAAAGAAGTACATCAGGTAGCTGCTGTAAATGGCAACACGGTCACCTTCAAAGAACCCATTCACCGTTCTGTCAATACTCAATACAATTGGTATTTGGAAACCTTCCCTCATTTGGAAGAAGTAGGCGTGATGGATTTGGCTTATCAAGGAGGGTTTAATGTCACCTTCGTACACCATAGAAGCTGGCAAGACGATTCTGGATGGAGTGGCATTCAGCTCAATCAAGTAGTGAATGGTTGGATCTACAACGTAGAATATTCGAACATGAGTCAGGCAGGTCAGTTCAAACTCTCTGGTTATTGTTCTGGGTTGAACAACAGATACGTAGGCAATCCAGGACACGACTTTGTAACCTCCAATGCCAGTACGGGTACAGTGATTGGTCTCAATGCCGACTATACCACGGGTGTGTGGCATGGTTGCGGATTGGCGGCAGCGGCCATTGGCAATGTCATTTGGAAAAACTACCAACCAGCGTCTAGCGGTGTGGAAATTCACTCTTCTCAGCCTAGAGCCAATTTGCTAGATGGTGTAGTAGGTGGGTTTGGGTTCAATATGGGCGGAGCTGTAGGCAGTTTGCCCAATCACCTCAGGCACTTAGTTGTTTGGAATGTTGACGCTACGGGTGCTCAGGTGGACAAAGATCCTTATTATGTGTATTGGGAGCCAGGGACGGGTGCTGGGCACAAGCTGGTGATGCCTATCGTATCTGGTCTCAAAGGTTTCGAATCGATGCCAGGACAGACACAAGTAAACGAATCACCAGGAGAGCATGTAGATGAAGCCTCGCTGTACGAGCATCAGCTTACTCACAGGGTAGGTTCACTGCCTTCCTGGATCAGTAGCTCATCCAATAGCCTCTTGTCGATCAAGGTAGATGGCAAAGCATTGGACAATTTCGATCAGCGTCTCATGCGATATCCTATAGTGGCATCTACTATACCAGAGGTAACTGTAGTGCCAGAGGTAGCAGAAGCTATTGTAGATATCCAATACCCATCTACATTACCTGGTAGTATAGAGATCAAAGTCACCTCTACTACAGGGATAGATAGAATTTACATGCTGGATTTAGAATTGTTTTCTTACACAGAGACGCTCGATAAAATACCAACCGAAGGCTGGCAAGAGACTACTTATACTGGAGACAATGACTTCAAGTGGACTGTAGATGGTCGAGTGATCGATGGATATCTGGATGGCTTTAGTCGTTCGATGTATTTTAACTCAGGTGAAACAGGCCTTACTTCAGAGGCCATTGCTGGAGGGATTCGCTCATTCAGCGCACGCTGTCTTAATAAATGGGACGAGGGGAGTGTTAGAAAACTAGAGTTGCTAGTGAATGGTAATGTAGTAGGCTCTCAGACACACTCGGATGATGCTAAGTATGATTTTGTGGTGGAAGATATTTTTATAGAAGGCGATGTAGTGATAGCCATCAGGAATGCCTCAGCAACTAGTAGCAACAATGCCGTGGCCATTGATGATATCTCATGGGTGCCTATGGAAGGTGATTTCGCTTCTGGCAATAACTACCTGTCTGATATTCTGGTAGACGGCAAATCATTGGAGGTATTCATTAGGCAAGTAACGGAATATACAGTACCTGTGTCCGAAGTGCCTGAAGTGACTGCTGTGGCAGAAGACACTAAAGCTGAGGTACAGATCAAGCAAGCAGCATCTTTGTCGGATAAATCCATCATTACAGTTGTGGCAGAGAACGGAACAAAGCGAACATATGAACTGTCGTTTTTTTATAGAGAGGCCTTGACGGTAAATGAGCGAGAAGCAGCGTCTTTGGTTGTTTTTCCTAATCCAGTAGCCATCGGGCAAACCTTGTTTTTACAAACGAAAATACAGAGAGGAGAAAAGCCTATTGTGATGCTTACCACCCTTTCGGGAGAACAAATACCTTTGACGGTAGCCCTTTCGTCTAGCGGCTATGGGCTCACATTGCCGAGTACTTTGCGATCAGGTATGTATTTTCTGACTGTGAGCGAGGGCGCATCAAGGCAAGTCACGAAGCTGCTTGTGCACTAA
- a CDS encoding chondroitinase family polysaccharide lyase, whose translation MKGLFNNVRVWVRGAILAGLGTVAIHSLEAQVIASFESTSDLEKYSSSGGSRLSLSGDRYKFGSHALHWEWTGQSTISTEDFLILSHDESPLKYGDHFPASPTFCFSIYNEKAQETPLKFTFSKGVQSEVWFSINLDFTGWRTLWVPFHEMEGQAPQRGEEIAYDGLTMSVDETTSSGSIYFDDIIYSQFIDDRHAYPDQLVPFIKRDKEPGADHWMPLIRDINRINHVELVPLEPNTLAELAKIESRMSSYTALAPRYKIYMDRLESDFDKLELKEIDGRVVGPPLTFSHSEFSYGKNEVNNGKHNDIMDFGKTMKSLGTYYDRADAGQRTKIEEMFVLGTKYYLDQGWQEGASGGTRHHIGYNTRELALGFFVMREALEDNGLINEVGASLMWLFNLGKILGDESEFHANIDYLNTQAFYHLMLIFLTDDKAKQQALLLAYSNYMSIVLAQDDEKGVFKVDGTGWHHNGHYPAYALGAYRNVPSIIQALSSTSFSISPEGHANFRKAFMATRLYSHGYDIGFGNAGRHPLGTDIRSLREAYLQMTNAGAPGSTSGIDKEVAAAYLSLWGEEDPISARVFAALNGVEKEELSGYYTFPYAATAVQKKNNWAAIIKGYSKYVWASEIYVTDNRYGRYPANGTIQLYNEGGNEGSGFAHDGWDWNRYPGATVINLPFEELEPEAALIMYRSGETFAGAVEQDGNGVFGMILSETKGSNADGPEVNIGYPGHLKAKKSVFSFGDKLICIGTDISSIDAEHPTQTNLFQVALPDQKMKILSSETDLGSFPETHQLEESKQAWVIDPYGNGYHLLSARKVHLQKKHQQSYHNKYSVRTGKASGKTKGQNETEGDFATAWIDHGLAPKGASYQYVIYPSLPEDQWKKFGGALKKEKSYEVLQANGQAHIVRDKNNRTTGYVIYEASENLTHGPLTATTDPLLMMIKEAKGQLLIQVVQPDLNFEGHGNKYENMSRPVTTTFSVSGVWKKANDSDDVQVKVEGSFTHVTVTCVHGLATKVRLVR comes from the coding sequence ATGAAGGGATTATTTAATAATGTAAGGGTTTGGGTGAGGGGAGCGATTCTCGCAGGTTTGGGTACGGTGGCTATACACAGCTTAGAAGCACAGGTTATAGCATCGTTCGAATCTACTTCGGACTTGGAGAAGTACAGCTCTAGCGGAGGCAGCCGCTTGTCTCTGAGTGGAGATAGGTACAAGTTTGGTAGTCATGCGTTGCATTGGGAATGGACAGGACAAAGCACGATCAGTACCGAGGATTTCTTGATCTTGTCTCACGACGAGAGTCCTCTTAAATACGGCGATCATTTCCCTGCTAGTCCTACTTTTTGTTTCTCTATTTACAATGAAAAAGCACAAGAGACTCCGCTCAAATTTACTTTTAGCAAAGGGGTACAATCAGAGGTTTGGTTCTCGATAAACTTGGACTTTACAGGGTGGCGTACACTTTGGGTGCCGTTTCATGAAATGGAAGGCCAAGCTCCTCAGCGAGGAGAAGAAATCGCCTACGATGGTCTTACGATGTCAGTAGATGAGACAACTAGTTCGGGTAGCATTTACTTCGATGATATCATCTATTCGCAGTTTATCGACGATAGACATGCCTATCCAGATCAGTTAGTGCCTTTTATCAAAAGAGACAAAGAGCCAGGGGCAGATCATTGGATGCCACTCATCAGAGATATAAACAGAATTAACCATGTCGAGTTGGTTCCTCTGGAGCCGAATACCCTTGCTGAGTTGGCTAAAATAGAATCACGTATGAGTAGCTACACCGCATTAGCTCCTAGATACAAAATCTATATGGATCGTTTGGAGAGTGATTTTGATAAACTAGAACTTAAAGAAATTGATGGGCGAGTAGTAGGGCCTCCGCTCACATTTAGTCATTCAGAATTTTCATATGGCAAAAATGAAGTAAACAACGGCAAGCACAACGACATCATGGACTTTGGAAAGACGATGAAGTCCTTGGGTACCTACTATGATCGGGCAGATGCTGGTCAGCGTACTAAAATCGAGGAGATGTTTGTGCTCGGTACTAAATACTACTTAGATCAAGGCTGGCAAGAAGGGGCCTCTGGTGGTACCAGGCATCACATCGGGTACAACACTCGTGAGTTGGCATTGGGCTTCTTTGTGATGCGGGAGGCACTTGAAGACAACGGCTTGATCAATGAAGTAGGCGCAAGCCTCATGTGGCTGTTCAATCTAGGTAAAATACTAGGGGACGAAAGTGAGTTTCACGCCAATATAGATTATCTCAATACACAGGCTTTTTATCACCTGATGCTCATATTCTTGACCGATGACAAAGCCAAGCAACAGGCTCTTCTGCTTGCCTATTCCAATTATATGTCGATTGTACTCGCGCAAGACGATGAAAAGGGCGTGTTTAAAGTAGATGGCACGGGTTGGCATCACAATGGACACTATCCAGCCTATGCACTGGGTGCTTATCGCAATGTGCCATCTATCATCCAGGCACTATCGAGTACTTCGTTTTCCATTAGCCCTGAAGGGCATGCCAATTTCCGAAAGGCATTTATGGCTACCAGACTTTATAGTCATGGGTATGATATCGGATTCGGTAATGCTGGTCGTCATCCATTAGGCACAGATATTCGATCGCTTCGTGAGGCTTATTTGCAAATGACTAATGCGGGAGCGCCAGGGAGCACATCTGGTATAGACAAGGAGGTGGCAGCGGCTTATTTGAGTCTTTGGGGTGAGGAAGATCCCATTTCGGCACGTGTATTTGCAGCCCTCAATGGCGTAGAGAAAGAGGAGCTGTCAGGTTATTATACCTTCCCCTATGCGGCCACTGCTGTGCAAAAGAAAAACAACTGGGCGGCCATAATCAAGGGCTATAGCAAATATGTGTGGGCTTCTGAGATTTATGTGACTGACAATCGCTACGGGAGATACCCCGCCAATGGCACCATCCAGCTCTACAACGAAGGAGGCAATGAAGGCAGTGGTTTTGCTCACGACGGGTGGGACTGGAATCGCTACCCTGGAGCTACAGTGATCAATCTGCCCTTCGAAGAACTCGAACCCGAAGCAGCACTGATCATGTATCGATCTGGAGAGACCTTTGCTGGAGCAGTAGAGCAAGATGGCAACGGTGTGTTTGGAATGATACTGAGTGAAACGAAGGGGTCGAATGCCGATGGTCCAGAGGTTAATATCGGTTACCCTGGACATCTGAAAGCTAAAAAATCAGTCTTTTCATTTGGCGATAAATTGATATGTATTGGTACAGATATCTCTAGTATAGATGCTGAGCACCCTACCCAGACCAACTTGTTTCAAGTGGCGCTGCCAGATCAGAAAATGAAAATCTTGTCGTCCGAAACAGATCTTGGCTCTTTTCCAGAGACCCATCAGCTAGAAGAATCCAAGCAGGCCTGGGTGATCGATCCTTATGGTAATGGCTATCACTTATTAAGCGCACGAAAAGTGCATTTGCAAAAGAAACACCAGCAGTCTTATCACAATAAGTACTCCGTGAGAACGGGAAAGGCTTCTGGTAAAACAAAAGGGCAAAACGAAACCGAAGGGGATTTTGCTACGGCATGGATCGATCATGGCTTGGCGCCAAAGGGAGCGTCTTACCAGTATGTGATCTACCCATCGCTACCAGAAGACCAGTGGAAAAAATTTGGGGGCGCTTTGAAAAAAGAGAAAAGTTACGAAGTGCTACAAGCCAATGGTCAGGCGCATATTGTAAGAGATAAGAACAATCGTACGACGGGGTATGTGATCTATGAAGCGAGTGAGAACCTAACACATGGGCCGCTCACGGCTACGACTGATCCTCTGCTCATGATGATCAAAGAAGCGAAGGGGCAACTCCTAATTCAGGTGGTACAACCCGATCTGAATTTTGAAGGCCATGGCAATAAATATGAGAACATGAGTAGGCCAGTGACGACCACATTTTCAGTGTCTGGCGTATGGAAAAAAGCCAATGATTCGGACGATGTGCAGGTAAAAGTAGAAGGGAGTTTTACCCACGTGACCGTGACTTGTGTGCACGGCTTAGCAACTAAGGTACGATTAGTACGATAA
- a CDS encoding sulfatase family protein yields MNRFPFFYLVGLSLLLGCTSQKEATHDVIKPNIILIYLDDLGYGDLSSYGATELQTPHIDRLVHGGVKFINGYASSATCTPSRYAILTGRYPWRKNAKILSGTAPLIIDTAQMTLPKMLKKGGYATGLVGKWHLGLGDGSVDWNEQITPGPNEVGFDDAYYMAATQDRVPTVYIDNGYVANLDPNNPITVSYKQPLADVPTAVSHPEKLTMKPLIGHQNTIVNGVPRIGYMKGGATARWKDVDMADHFLAKSQAFIQAHKTEPFFLYYAMQQPHVPRIPHPRFAGKSKLGPRGDVILEADWCIGELMKTLEEEDLLENTLLIFSSDNGPVLNDGYDDQAVELLGDHTPTGGLRGGKYSLFDAGARVPLATYWKGKIKPTVSEALVCQMDLLASLARLVGTEVATSDSQDLLSALLGQTHTGRKALVIEATTRTAYREGDWIMIPPYGGRKLLTDVNIEIGNDTTFQLYNLKEDVAQQHNLAETEPERLKQMLDAFVEIRGEDYLDYQPIQW; encoded by the coding sequence ATGAATAGATTTCCATTCTTCTACCTTGTCGGCCTGAGTCTCCTTTTGGGCTGTACCTCCCAAAAAGAAGCCACACATGATGTGATCAAACCCAACATCATCCTGATCTACTTAGACGATCTGGGATATGGTGACCTTAGTAGCTATGGAGCTACCGAACTTCAAACCCCACATATCGATAGATTGGTCCATGGTGGGGTCAAGTTTATCAACGGTTATGCCTCCTCGGCAACATGCACACCCAGTAGATATGCAATACTCACTGGCAGGTACCCTTGGCGGAAAAATGCTAAAATACTCTCAGGTACCGCACCACTAATCATCGATACCGCTCAAATGACGCTACCTAAAATGCTAAAAAAAGGCGGATATGCCACTGGCCTTGTAGGCAAATGGCATTTGGGCTTAGGAGATGGCTCGGTAGATTGGAATGAGCAGATTACTCCGGGGCCGAATGAGGTAGGGTTTGACGATGCCTACTACATGGCCGCTACGCAAGATCGAGTACCTACTGTCTATATCGACAATGGCTATGTAGCCAACCTTGACCCAAACAATCCAATAACGGTGAGCTACAAGCAGCCATTGGCAGATGTACCCACAGCAGTATCTCACCCAGAAAAACTCACGATGAAACCGCTCATTGGCCATCAAAACACAATAGTAAATGGCGTACCTCGTATCGGCTACATGAAAGGAGGAGCTACTGCCCGATGGAAAGATGTAGACATGGCCGATCATTTTCTAGCCAAATCTCAGGCATTTATCCAAGCACATAAAACCGAGCCGTTTTTCCTCTACTACGCCATGCAACAGCCTCATGTACCACGCATTCCTCACCCTCGATTTGCAGGAAAATCTAAACTAGGGCCTCGTGGTGATGTAATTCTAGAGGCCGATTGGTGTATAGGTGAATTGATGAAAACATTGGAAGAAGAAGATTTACTCGAAAACACCCTGCTTATATTCTCTAGCGACAATGGCCCGGTACTCAATGATGGATATGACGATCAAGCCGTGGAGCTGCTGGGCGACCACACACCTACTGGCGGTTTGCGCGGGGGCAAATACAGTCTATTCGACGCTGGTGCTCGCGTACCACTAGCTACCTACTGGAAAGGGAAAATAAAACCTACAGTATCAGAAGCACTCGTATGCCAAATGGACCTCTTAGCCTCTTTGGCTAGATTGGTGGGCACTGAAGTAGCCACTAGCGACAGTCAGGATCTCTTGAGTGCTTTGCTGGGACAAACTCATACGGGCAGAAAAGCACTTGTAATAGAAGCAACCACTCGCACCGCCTACCGTGAAGGTGATTGGATCATGATTCCTCCTTATGGTGGACGAAAATTATTGACTGATGTGAATATTGAAATTGGCAACGACACCACATTCCAGCTTTACAACCTAAAAGAGGATGTAGCTCAGCAACACAACCTCGCTGAAACAGAACCTGAAAGGCTAAAGCAAATGCTTGATGCATTTGTAGAAATCAGAGGGGAAGACTATTTAGACTACCAGCCCATTCAATGGTAA